The Streptomyces rubrogriseus genomic sequence AGCGCGCCCCGCAGGTCACCAACCAGCTGTGCGCCGAGATCGAGAAGCTGTACAAGGACGGCATCGACCGCCCGAAGATCGTCCACTGGTTCGCCGGCTACGAGCTGGTCTCCACCTACCTCGCCCCGCACCCGGGCTCGAAGTGGGCCAAGGGCCCCGACGCCCTGGACCTGACCCTGCCGCCGCGCAAACTCGTCGACGACGTGCTTCCGGACGAGTTTCCGCTGAGCATGTTCTACGAGGCCCTGTCCAAGAAGCTGAAGAAGGTGATCGCCTCGACCCGGGGTATCACCGCGGCCGCGGACGGCGCCGAGCGGGCCGCCGCGTGAGCGACCGCGGCGACGGGCAGGAACACGCACGGCAGACACAGGCTCAGCAGGCTCGGGAGGCGAGGACCATGGGGAACGGGGCGCTCGACGGCGCGGTGATCGCGGTGGCCGGGGCGGGCGGACCCGCCGGACGGGCCGCGCTGCTGCGGCTCGCCGAGGCGGGTGCGACCGTGGTCGGCGCGGACAACGACCCGGAGCGGCTCGCGGAGGCGGTGGACGCGGCGCGCTACGCGCACGGCGGCGCCACCGTCACCGGCGAGACCGTCGACCTGCTCAACCTGGACTCCACCCGGGCCTGGGCCGACCGCACCGAGCAGGAGTTCGGCCACGTCGACGGCATGGTCCACCTCGTGGGCGGCTGGCGCGGCAGCAAGACCTTCACCAAGACCGAACTCGGCGACTGGGACCTCCTGGAGAAGCTGCTCATCCGCACCGTGCAGCACACCTCCCTCGCCTTCCACGAGGCACTCCAGCGCAGCGACCGCGGCCGCTACGTCCTGATCAGCGCCGCCGGCGCGTCCAGTCCCACCGCGGGCAACGCCGCCTACTCGGCCGCCAAGGCCGCCGCCGAGGCGTGGACGCTGGCCATGGCGGACTACTTCCGCAAGGCGGGGGGCGAGCAGGGGCCGACGTCGGCGGCTGCGATCCTGGTGGTGAAGGCGTTGGTGCACGACGCGATGCGCGCCGAGCGCCCCAACGCGAAGTTCGCGGGCTTCACGGACGTGAGTGACCTCGCCGAGGCCGTCGCCGGTGTCTGGGACAAGCCCGCCGCGGAAGTGAACGGAAACCGTCTGTGGCTGACCGAGAAGCCGTGAACCCCCCGAAGACCGACGCGCGTCGCCACCACGACCCCGAGGTCCGCGGTTTCGCCAGTGACAACTACGCCGGGGCCCACCCGGAGGTGCTCGCCGCCCTGGCCCTGGCCAACGGCGGACACCAGGTCGCGTACGGCGAGGACGACTACACCGGGAACCTCCAGCGCGTGATCCGCAGCCACTTCGGTTCCACCGCCGAGGCGTTCCCGGTCTTCAACGGCACCGGCGCCAACGTCGTCGCGCTCCAGGCGGTCACCGACCGCTGGGGCGCGGTGATCTGCGCCGAGAGCGCGCACATCAACGTCGACGAGGGCGGCGCCCCCGAGCGCATGGGCGGCCTCAAGCTGCTCACCGTCCCCACCCCCGACGGCAAGCTCACGCCCGAGCTGATCGACCGGCAGGCGTACGGCTGGGACGACGAGCACCGGGCGATGCCGCAGGTCGTCTCGATCACCCAGAGCACCGAGCTGGGCACCCTCTACACGCCCGACGAGATCCGCGCCGTCTGCGAGCACGCCCACGCGCACGGCATGAAGGTGCACCTGGACGGCTCCCGGATAGCCAACGCCGCCGCCTCGCTGGACGTGCCCATGCGCACGTTCACCAACGCGGTCGGCGTCGACCTGCTCTCGCTCGGCGGCACCAAGAACGGGGCGCTGTTCGGCGAGGCGGTCGTGGTCCTGAACCAGGACGCGGTGCGCCACATGAAGCACCTGCGCAAGCTGTCCATGCAGCTGGCCTCCAAGATGCGCTTCGTGTCCGTGCAGCTGGAGGCGCTGCTGGCCAAGGACCTGTGGCTGCGCAACGCCCGGCACTCCAACGAGATGGCCCAGCGCCTGGCCGAGGGCGTGCGCGCCGTGCACGGCGTGGAGATCCTCTACCCGGTGCAGGCCAACGCCGTCTTCGCCCGGCTGCCGCACGACGTGAGCGAGCGCCTGCAGAAGCGGTTCCGCTTCTACTTCTGGGACGAGGCCGCCGGCGACGTGCGCTGGATGTGCGCCTTCGACACCACCGAGGACGACGTCGACGCGTTCGTGGCCGCCCTGAAGGAGGAGATGGCGCGCTGACGGGGAGACCTCCCGCCATTGCATAGGTATGCGGTCATCTGAAAAGTCATTGACTGACGGATGATCGCTTTCCTATGCTCTGCGGGCATGGAGCTGATCCAGAAGACCCCCGACCTGTCCGCCTACCTGGCTGCCGACGAGGCCATCGACCATGACCATCCGCGCGTGCGGGAGGTGGCCGGCGGACTCGCCAGGCAGGCCGAGGACTCGTATGCCTATGCGCGCCTGGCCTTCGAGTTCGTGCGCGACACCATCCCGCACTCACAGGACTCCGGGGACCCGCGCGTCACCTGGCGGGCCTCCGACGTCCTGGAGCAGCGCACCGGCATCTGCTACGCCAAGGCCCACGCGCTGGCCGCGCTGCTGCGGGCGGAGGACATCCCCACAGCGCTGTGCTACCAGCGGTTCGACGTGGTGCACGGGCTGGTCGCCGTACGCCTCGACGGCGCCTGGCACCGGCAGGATCCGCGCGGGAACAAGCCCGGCGTGAACGCGCGGTTCTCCCTGGGCAGGGAACAGCTGGCCTTCACACCGGACCGCGCGGCGGGTGAGGAGGACTACCCGGAGCTGTACGCGGCGCCGCATCCCGCCGTCCTGGACGTCCTCAAGGCGGCCACCGACCGCCCGCACCTGTGGGAGACCCTCCCCACCGCGCTCTGAAACGCCCGGCTCAGTGCGCCTGGGCGGTGCGCAGCTGCTCGGGCGTCGGGGCCGTGCCGCCGAGATGGGCCGGCATCCACCAGGTGTCGTCGGCTCCCTTGGGGCGCACCGGGTAGGCGCGCTGCGCGGCCTCCAGCAGCTCCTGCACCCGCTCGCGCAGCCGCCGGGTGATGGCACCCGCGTACTGCTCGCGCGAGGCCTCCATCGCCTCGCCGACCCGGATGGTGATGGGGGTGTGGCTGCGCTTGAAGTTGCGCGGGTGGCCCTTGGTCCACAGGCGCTGGGTGCCCCACAGGGCCACGGGGACCAGGGGGACGCCCGCCTCCTGCGCGAGTCGCGCGGCACCCGACTTGAAGCTCTTCAGGGTGAACGACTCGGAGATCGTCGCCTCGGGGAAGACCCCGACGATCTCACCCGACTTCAGCGAGTCGAGGGCGTGCGCGTAGGCCGCCTCGCCCTGCTTGCGGTCGACCGGGATGTGCTTCATCCCGCGCATCAGCGGACCGGAGATCCGGTGCCGGAAGACCGACTCCTTCGCCATGAAGCGCACCAGCCGCTTCTGCGGCAGCGCGGCCAGGCCGTCGAAGATGAAGTCCAGGTAGCTGATGTGGTTGCTCACCAGCACGGCGCCGCCCGAGCGCGGGATGTTCTCCGATCCCTGGCAGTCGATCTTGAGGTCCCACGCCTTGAACAGGGTGCGGGCGAGACCGATCACCGGGCGGTAGACGAGTTCTGCCATGGGCGGGTCGAACCCTTCCTTGTCAGCCTGGGAAGGGGGCTCCCAGTCGAAAGTTACGCACCCGTAGGTTTACGGGCTTGTCGCAGATCGTGCCCCAAGAACGGCCGGTGTACCAGCCTTGGTGCCCGTGTGCGGCGAGATCCTCATCACTTGCCGGACCCTCGCGTGGCCGAAATGCGACGGTGGGCGGGAATCTCCGCGGCTCCGCGGACGCTGCAGCTTCGGAGTACCGAACCGGTGGCGTGCGGGGTACGCGCGCCCAGGAGTGCCGCGATGGCGGCGGAACGGGGGCACGCCGGTGCGCGGCCAGGACGACGACGGGCGGGCGGCGGCCGCCGCCCCGCGGCTGGATGCGGCCGACCTCGGCGCGGAACTCGGCGCCCGCGCGACGCTCGTACAGTTCTCCAGCGCCTTCTGCGCGCCCTGCCGGGCCACCCGGCGGGTACTGGGCGAGGTGGCGGGCCTGGTGCCCGGCGTCGCCCACGTCGAGATCGACGCCGAGGGCCATCTGGACCTCGTCCGTGCGCTCGACGTGCTCAAGACCCCCACGGTGCTGGTCCTGGACGCCGACGGCCGCGTCGTGCGGCGAGCCGTCGGGCAGCCGCGCAGGGCGGACGTGATCGCCGCGCTGGGCGCGGCGGTGTGACAAGCGCCACGCCACCGGTGAGGTCCTGTCCACAGCCCCCACATCCCTGGACGTAATTGACTGTGCGTGCCACCCGTCGTCAGCCCGCCCCCATGCCCCGCTCGCCGTTGCCGGGACCGAGGCGCACCGCAGAAGGGCCATCCCGTATGACGGCCACACCCGACCTGGCCGCACCCCGGCCCGCCACCGACGACCTGCTGCGGTCCGTCTTCCGGCGGCACGCTGCGGGTGTCGCCGTGATCACCGCGCGGGGCCCCGGCGGCCCGGCCGGTTTCACGGCCACCTCCCTCACCTCCGTCTCCGCCCGCCCGCCGCTGCTCTCCTTCGGCATCGGCACCGGCTCGTCGAGCTGGCCCGCGGTGTCCGAGGCGGAGCACGTCGGCGTCCATGTGCTCGGCGAGCACCAGGAGGAGCTGGCGACCACCTTCGCCCGCAGCGGCGCCGACCGTTTCGCCGCACCCACCGGCTGGCGGGAGGGGCCCGAGGGGGTGCCCGTGCTGGACGGCGTGCTCGCCTGGCTGGTGTGCCGGGTGGTCGGACGGGTGCCCGCGGGGGACCATCGGATCGTGCTGGCGGAAGTCCTCCTGGGCGACCCCGCCGGAGCCGGCGAGCCGCTGCTGTACCACCAGGGGCGTTACCGGGGTCTGCGCGACTGACCGGTCGGCGGGACGGCT encodes the following:
- a CDS encoding threonine aldolase family protein codes for the protein MNPPKTDARRHHDPEVRGFASDNYAGAHPEVLAALALANGGHQVAYGEDDYTGNLQRVIRSHFGSTAEAFPVFNGTGANVVALQAVTDRWGAVICAESAHINVDEGGAPERMGGLKLLTVPTPDGKLTPELIDRQAYGWDDEHRAMPQVVSITQSTELGTLYTPDEIRAVCEHAHAHGMKVHLDGSRIANAAASLDVPMRTFTNAVGVDLLSLGGTKNGALFGEAVVVLNQDAVRHMKHLRKLSMQLASKMRFVSVQLEALLAKDLWLRNARHSNEMAQRLAEGVRAVHGVEILYPVQANAVFARLPHDVSERLQKRFRFYFWDEAAGDVRWMCAFDTTEDDVDAFVAALKEEMAR
- a CDS encoding flavin reductase family protein → MTATPDLAAPRPATDDLLRSVFRRHAAGVAVITARGPGGPAGFTATSLTSVSARPPLLSFGIGTGSSSWPAVSEAEHVGVHVLGEHQEELATTFARSGADRFAAPTGWREGPEGVPVLDGVLAWLVCRVVGRVPAGDHRIVLAEVLLGDPAGAGEPLLYHQGRYRGLRD
- a CDS encoding lysophospholipid acyltransferase family protein — encoded protein: MAELVYRPVIGLARTLFKAWDLKIDCQGSENIPRSGGAVLVSNHISYLDFIFDGLAALPQKRLVRFMAKESVFRHRISGPLMRGMKHIPVDRKQGEAAYAHALDSLKSGEIVGVFPEATISESFTLKSFKSGAARLAQEAGVPLVPVALWGTQRLWTKGHPRNFKRSHTPITIRVGEAMEASREQYAGAITRRLRERVQELLEAAQRAYPVRPKGADDTWWMPAHLGGTAPTPEQLRTAQAH
- a CDS encoding transglutaminase domain-containing protein — protein: MELIQKTPDLSAYLAADEAIDHDHPRVREVAGGLARQAEDSYAYARLAFEFVRDTIPHSQDSGDPRVTWRASDVLEQRTGICYAKAHALAALLRAEDIPTALCYQRFDVVHGLVAVRLDGAWHRQDPRGNKPGVNARFSLGREQLAFTPDRAAGEEDYPELYAAPHPAVLDVLKAATDRPHLWETLPTAL
- a CDS encoding SDR family NAD(P)-dependent oxidoreductase: MGNGALDGAVIAVAGAGGPAGRAALLRLAEAGATVVGADNDPERLAEAVDAARYAHGGATVTGETVDLLNLDSTRAWADRTEQEFGHVDGMVHLVGGWRGSKTFTKTELGDWDLLEKLLIRTVQHTSLAFHEALQRSDRGRYVLISAAGASSPTAGNAAYSAAKAAAEAWTLAMADYFRKAGGEQGPTSAAAILVVKALVHDAMRAERPNAKFAGFTDVSDLAEAVAGVWDKPAAEVNGNRLWLTEKP
- a CDS encoding TlpA family protein disulfide reductase, with protein sequence MPRWRRNGGTPVRGQDDDGRAAAAAPRLDAADLGAELGARATLVQFSSAFCAPCRATRRVLGEVAGLVPGVAHVEIDAEGHLDLVRALDVLKTPTVLVLDADGRVVRRAVGQPRRADVIAALGAAV